The following proteins are encoded in a genomic region of Serinus canaria isolate serCan28SL12 chromosome 13, serCan2020, whole genome shotgun sequence:
- the TBC1D9B gene encoding TBC1 domain family member 9B isoform X2 codes for MWLGPEEVLLAGALWVTERANPFFLLQRRRGHGKGGGLTGLLVGTLDVVLDSSARVAPYRILHQTQDSQVYWAVACGSSRKEITKHWEWLENNLLQTLSIFDNEEDITTFVKGKIHGIIAEENKNEQPQSEEDPGKFKEAELKMRKQFGMPEVEKLVNYYSCSYWKGRVPRQGWLYLTVNHLCFYSFLLGKEVTLVIQWVDVTQLEKNATLLFPECIKVSTRDSELYFSMFLNINETFKLMEQLANIAMRQLLDNESFLQDKSLPKPRRPLKNISALKRDLDARAKNECYRATFRLPKDECLDGHTDCTLWTPFNKMHIPGQMFVSNNYICFASRAEEACHLIIPLREVTIVEKADSSSVLPSPLSISTKSKMTFFFANLKDRDFLVQRISDFLQRTPSKKPCGIDKEWKWNAADPSSEEVPELPSSSPLAVSPTSALSHRPVSFCAGQVPTASQGLLKLFRRNSEELSGPKGAKEKMKEESWNIHFFEYGRGMCMYRTAKTRELVQKGIPENLRGELWLLFSGAWNEMVTHPGYYADLVEKSMGRYNLATEEIERDLHRSMPEHPAFQNELGIAALRRVLTAYAFRNPTIGYCQAMNIVTSVLLLYCNEEEAFWLLVALCERMLPDYYNTRVVGALVDQGIFEELTREYLPQLSEKMQDLGVISTISLSWFLTLFLSVMPFESAVVIVDCFFYEGIKFILQVSLAILDANMEKLLQCCDEGEAMTILGRYLDNVVNRQSVSPPIPHLHALLTSGDDPPLEIDIFELIKTSYEKFGNLKADDIEQMRFKQRLKVIQSLEDTAKKSVVRAVSGDIGFTMEELEELYVVFKAKYLMSCYWGNNRAAAARRDQSLPYLEQYRIDMEQFKELFISLTPWACGAHTPVLAGRLFRLLDENRDSLINFKEFVTGMSGMYHGDLTEKLKVLYKLHLPPALNPEETESALEATSYFTEDVTTEVSPFVSELDICLHCESQALVKIEDKGRRNENGPEKEEKGTSPQDYRYYLRMWAKEKENKKETIKDLPKMSQEQFIELCKTLYNMFSEDPVEQELYHAIATVASLLLRIGEVGKKFSNRPTRKSEDCKANSAQDPVSEEESPTSEQSQNSAVEQQPQADHEDKGSVDAQPEKTQQENQTLGDGSGEGQGSPLQLLSDDETKDDMSMSSYSMVSTGSLQCEDIADDTVLVGCEGSSAAARYGSTIDTDWSISFEQILASMLTETALVNYFEKKVNILQKIKDQKKVERQFSSSSDYELSSVSG; via the exons ATGTGGCTGGGCCCcgaggaggtgctgctggccgGCGCGCTGTGGGTCACCGAGCGCGCCAACCCCTTCTTCCTGCTCCAGCGCCGGCGGGGACACGGCAAAGGGGGCGGCCTCACGG GTCTCCTTGTGGGAACTCTAGACGTGGTTTTGGATTCCAGTGCCAGGGTTGCCCCATACCGGATTCTGCACCAGACTCAGGACTCTCAAGTGTACTGGGCAGTGGCCTGTG GATCATCTCGTAAAGAGATCACAAAGCAttgggaatggctggagaaTAACTTACTGCAGACTCTGTCCATCTTTGACAATGAAGAAGATATCACCACCTTTGTCAAGGGCAAGATACAT GGCATTATTGCTGAGGAGAACAAGAATGAGCAGCCCCAGAGCGAAGAGGATCCAGGTAAATTCAAAGAGGCTGAACTGAAGATGCGGAAGCAGTTTGGGATGCCCGAGGTGGAGAAGTTGGTCAATTACTATTCCTGCAGCTATTGGAAGGGAcgtgtccccaggcagggctggctgtacCTCACTGTCAACCACCTCTGTTTCTACTCTTTCCTGCTGGGCAAAGAGG TTACACTGGTGATCCAGTGGGTGGATGTAACCCAGCTAGAAAAAAATGCTACACTGCTGTTCCCTGAGTGCATTAAAGTAAGCACGAGGGACAGTGAACtctatttttccatgtttctcaACATCAATGAGACGTTCAAACTGATGGAGCAGTTGGCCAACATTGCGATGCGGCAGCTGCTGGATAATGAGAGCTTCCTACAGGACAAGTCTCTCCCAAAGCCCAGGAGGCCTCTTAAGAACATCTCTGCATTAAAAAG AGACCTGGATGCTCGAGCCAAAAATGAGTGCTACCGTGCCACTTTCCGGTTGCCCAAGGATGAATGCCTGGATGGACACACAGATTGTACCTTGTGGACACCATTCAACAAGATGCATATTCCTGGCCAGATGTTTGTTTCCAACAATTACATCTGTTttgccagcagggcagaggaggccTGTCATCTCATCATTCCTCTCAGGGAG GTGACAATAGTTGAGAAAGCTGATAGTTCCAGCGTGTTGCCCAGCCCTCTGTCCATCAGCACTAAAAGTAAAATGACCTTCTTCTTTGCGAACCTGAAAGACCGGGATTTCTTGGTTCAGAGGATCTCTGACTTCCTCCAGAGAACACCGTCCAAGAAACCCTGTGGCATTGACAAGGAATGGAAGTGGAATGCGGCTGATCCCAGCAGCGAG GAAGttccagagctgccttccagcagcccCCTGGCTGTCAGCCCCACGTCTGCTCTCAGCCATCGACCTGTCAGCTTCTGTGCTGGGCAAGTGCCAACAGCCTCACAGGGACTGCTCAAACTCTTCAGGAGGAATTCTGAGGAGCTCTCTGGACCCAAAGgg GCAAAGGAGAAGATGAAGGAAGAGTCTTGGAATATTCATTTCTTTGAATATGGGCGAGGGATGTGTATGTACCGCACTGCCAAGACGAGGGAGCTGGTACAGAAAGGAATCCCAGAGAATCTCCGTGGAGAGCTGTGGCTCCTTTTCTCAG GTGCTTGGAATGAGATGGTGACTCACCCTGGTTACTACGCAGATCTTGTGGAAAAGTCAATGGGAAGGTACAATCTTGCTACAGAGGAAATTGAGAGAGATCTGCACCGCTCTATGCCAGAACATCCTGCCTTCCAAAACGAATTGGGAATTGCTGCTCTCCGGAGAGTCTTAACAGCTTATGCATTCAGAAATCCAACAATTGGGTACTGTCAG GCCATGAACATTGTCACCTCGGTGCTGTTGCTGTACTGCAATGAGGAAGAGGCTTTCTGGCTCCTGGTGGCTTTGTGCGAGCGGATGTTGCCAGATTACTACAACACAAGAGTAGTGG GCGCATTGGTGGACCAAGGCATCTTTGAAGAACTTACACGAGAGTATCTTCCACAGCTGTCAGAAAAGATGCAGGACCTGGGAGTGATCTCCACCATATCCCTTTCCTGGTTTCTCACTCTCTTCCTGAGTGTGATGCCCTTTGAGAGTGCCGTGGTCATTGTCGACTGCTTTTTCTACGAGGGAATCAAGTTTATCCTGCAGGTGTCATTGGCCATACTTGATGCCAACATGGAGAAGTTACTACAGTGCTGTGATGAAGGTGAAGCCATGACTATTTTGGGCAG ATATTTGGACAATGTAGTTAACAGACAGAGTGTCTCTCCCCCTATTCCCCACTTGCATGCACTGTTGACCAGTGGAGATGACCCCCCACTTGAAATTGACATCTTTGAACTCATCAAAACTTCATATGAG AAATTTGGCAATCTGAAGGCAGATGACATTGAACAAATGCGTTTCAAGCAAAGGCTGAAAGTGATCCAGTCTCTGGAGGATACAGCCAAGAAGAGTGTG GTCCGAGCTGTGTCTGGTGACATTGGTTTCACTATGGAAGAACTAGAAGAGCTGTATGTAGTGTTCAAG GCCAAGTACCTGATGAGCTGTTACTGGGGGAACAACCGTGCGGCCGCTGCCCGCCGGGACCAGAGCCTGCCCTATCTGGAGCAGTATCGCATAGACATGGAGCAGTTCAAGGAGCTGTTCATCAGCCTGACCCCCTGGGCCTGTGGGGCACAcacccctgtgctggcagggcgGCTCTTCCGCCTCCTGGATGAGAACAGGGATTCTCTCATCAACTTCAAGGAGTTCGTCACAGGAATGA gtgGGATGTATCATGGTGACCTCACTGAAAAACTCAAAGTACTCTATAAATTGCACCTGCCTCCTG CTCTGAATCCAGAGGAGACAGAGTCTGCTTTGGAGGCCACAAGTTATTTCACAGAAGATGTGACAACAGAAG TATCTCCTTTTGTCTCAGAGCTGGATATCTGCCTTCACTGTGAGTCTCAAG CCTTGGTCAAGATAG AAgataaaggaagaagaaacGAGAATGGCCCAGAAAAAG AGGAGAAAGGTACCAGTCCACAGGACTACAGATACTACCTAAGAATGTGGGCcaaggaaaaagagaacaagaaagAAACCATTAAAGATCTCCCCAAAATGAGCCAG GAACAGTTCATAGAGTTATGCAAGACCCTTTACAACATGTTCAGTGAGGACCCCgtggagcaggagctgtacCATGCCATCGCCACTGTGGCCAGTCTGCTGCTCAGGATTGGGGaagttggaaaaaaattctccaaCAGGCCCACGAGGAAGTCTGAGGACTGCAAAGCAAATAGTGCCCAAGATCCTGTGAGTGAAGAGGAGTCACCAACATCTGAACAGAGTCAGAATTcagcagtggagcagcagccccaagcTGACCATGAGGACAAAGGCAGTGTTGATGCTCAGcctgaaaaaacccagcaggaaaACCAAACTCTGGGAGATGGGTCAGGGGAAGGACAAGGCTCTCCTTTACAGCTGCTATCAGATGATGAAACCAAAGATGATATGTCCATGTCTTCCTACTCCATGGTCAGCACAGGCTCCCTGCAGTGCGAAGACATCGCAGATGACACGGTACTGGTGGGCTGtgagggcagcagtgcagctgccagGTATGGCAGCACCATTGACACTGACTGGTCCATCTCCTTTGAGCAGATCTTGGCCTCCATGCTAACAGAAACAGCCCTTGTTAACTACTTTGAGAAAAAAGTCAACATTCTTCAAAAGATCAAGGATCAGAAGAAGGTAGAGAGGCAGTTCAGTTCATCCAGTGACTATGAACTTTCCTCTGTGTCAGGGTGA
- the TBC1D9B gene encoding TBC1 domain family member 9B isoform X1 produces MWLGPEEVLLAGALWVTERANPFFLLQRRRGHGKGGGLTGLLVGTLDVVLDSSARVAPYRILHQTQDSQVYWAVACGSSRKEITKHWEWLENNLLQTLSIFDNEEDITTFVKGKIHGIIAEENKNEQPQSEEDPGKFKEAELKMRKQFGMPEVEKLVNYYSCSYWKGRVPRQGWLYLTVNHLCFYSFLLGKEVTLVIQWVDVTQLEKNATLLFPECIKVSTRDSELYFSMFLNINETFKLMEQLANIAMRQLLDNESFLQDKSLPKPRRPLKNISALKRDLDARAKNECYRATFRLPKDECLDGHTDCTLWTPFNKMHIPGQMFVSNNYICFASRAEEACHLIIPLREVTIVEKADSSSVLPSPLSISTKSKMTFFFANLKDRDFLVQRISDFLQRTPSKKPCGIDKEWKWNAADPSSEEVPELPSSSPLAVSPTSALSHRPVSFCAGQVPTASQGLLKLFRRNSEELSGPKGAKEKMKEESWNIHFFEYGRGMCMYRTAKTRELVQKGIPENLRGELWLLFSGAWNEMVTHPGYYADLVEKSMGRYNLATEEIERDLHRSMPEHPAFQNELGIAALRRVLTAYAFRNPTIGYCQAMNIVTSVLLLYCNEEEAFWLLVALCERMLPDYYNTRVVGALVDQGIFEELTREYLPQLSEKMQDLGVISTISLSWFLTLFLSVMPFESAVVIVDCFFYEGIKFILQVSLAILDANMEKLLQCCDEGEAMTILGRYLDNVVNRQSVSPPIPHLHALLTSGDDPPLEIDIFELIKTSYEKFGNLKADDIEQMRFKQRLKVIQSLEDTAKKSVVRAVSGDIGFTMEELEELYVVFKAKYLMSCYWGNNRAAAARRDQSLPYLEQYRIDMEQFKELFISLTPWACGAHTPVLAGRLFRLLDENRDSLINFKEFVTGMSGMYHGDLTEKLKVLYKLHLPPALNPEETESALEATSYFTEDVTTEETQEDKGRRNENGPEKEEKGTSPQDYRYYLRMWAKEKENKKETIKDLPKMSQEQFIELCKTLYNMFSEDPVEQELYHAIATVASLLLRIGEVGKKFSNRPTRKSEDCKANSAQDPVSEEESPTSEQSQNSAVEQQPQADHEDKGSVDAQPEKTQQENQTLGDGSGEGQGSPLQLLSDDETKDDMSMSSYSMVSTGSLQCEDIADDTVLVGCEGSSAAARYGSTIDTDWSISFEQILASMLTETALVNYFEKKVNILQKIKDQKKVERQFSSSSDYELSSVSG; encoded by the exons ATGTGGCTGGGCCCcgaggaggtgctgctggccgGCGCGCTGTGGGTCACCGAGCGCGCCAACCCCTTCTTCCTGCTCCAGCGCCGGCGGGGACACGGCAAAGGGGGCGGCCTCACGG GTCTCCTTGTGGGAACTCTAGACGTGGTTTTGGATTCCAGTGCCAGGGTTGCCCCATACCGGATTCTGCACCAGACTCAGGACTCTCAAGTGTACTGGGCAGTGGCCTGTG GATCATCTCGTAAAGAGATCACAAAGCAttgggaatggctggagaaTAACTTACTGCAGACTCTGTCCATCTTTGACAATGAAGAAGATATCACCACCTTTGTCAAGGGCAAGATACAT GGCATTATTGCTGAGGAGAACAAGAATGAGCAGCCCCAGAGCGAAGAGGATCCAGGTAAATTCAAAGAGGCTGAACTGAAGATGCGGAAGCAGTTTGGGATGCCCGAGGTGGAGAAGTTGGTCAATTACTATTCCTGCAGCTATTGGAAGGGAcgtgtccccaggcagggctggctgtacCTCACTGTCAACCACCTCTGTTTCTACTCTTTCCTGCTGGGCAAAGAGG TTACACTGGTGATCCAGTGGGTGGATGTAACCCAGCTAGAAAAAAATGCTACACTGCTGTTCCCTGAGTGCATTAAAGTAAGCACGAGGGACAGTGAACtctatttttccatgtttctcaACATCAATGAGACGTTCAAACTGATGGAGCAGTTGGCCAACATTGCGATGCGGCAGCTGCTGGATAATGAGAGCTTCCTACAGGACAAGTCTCTCCCAAAGCCCAGGAGGCCTCTTAAGAACATCTCTGCATTAAAAAG AGACCTGGATGCTCGAGCCAAAAATGAGTGCTACCGTGCCACTTTCCGGTTGCCCAAGGATGAATGCCTGGATGGACACACAGATTGTACCTTGTGGACACCATTCAACAAGATGCATATTCCTGGCCAGATGTTTGTTTCCAACAATTACATCTGTTttgccagcagggcagaggaggccTGTCATCTCATCATTCCTCTCAGGGAG GTGACAATAGTTGAGAAAGCTGATAGTTCCAGCGTGTTGCCCAGCCCTCTGTCCATCAGCACTAAAAGTAAAATGACCTTCTTCTTTGCGAACCTGAAAGACCGGGATTTCTTGGTTCAGAGGATCTCTGACTTCCTCCAGAGAACACCGTCCAAGAAACCCTGTGGCATTGACAAGGAATGGAAGTGGAATGCGGCTGATCCCAGCAGCGAG GAAGttccagagctgccttccagcagcccCCTGGCTGTCAGCCCCACGTCTGCTCTCAGCCATCGACCTGTCAGCTTCTGTGCTGGGCAAGTGCCAACAGCCTCACAGGGACTGCTCAAACTCTTCAGGAGGAATTCTGAGGAGCTCTCTGGACCCAAAGgg GCAAAGGAGAAGATGAAGGAAGAGTCTTGGAATATTCATTTCTTTGAATATGGGCGAGGGATGTGTATGTACCGCACTGCCAAGACGAGGGAGCTGGTACAGAAAGGAATCCCAGAGAATCTCCGTGGAGAGCTGTGGCTCCTTTTCTCAG GTGCTTGGAATGAGATGGTGACTCACCCTGGTTACTACGCAGATCTTGTGGAAAAGTCAATGGGAAGGTACAATCTTGCTACAGAGGAAATTGAGAGAGATCTGCACCGCTCTATGCCAGAACATCCTGCCTTCCAAAACGAATTGGGAATTGCTGCTCTCCGGAGAGTCTTAACAGCTTATGCATTCAGAAATCCAACAATTGGGTACTGTCAG GCCATGAACATTGTCACCTCGGTGCTGTTGCTGTACTGCAATGAGGAAGAGGCTTTCTGGCTCCTGGTGGCTTTGTGCGAGCGGATGTTGCCAGATTACTACAACACAAGAGTAGTGG GCGCATTGGTGGACCAAGGCATCTTTGAAGAACTTACACGAGAGTATCTTCCACAGCTGTCAGAAAAGATGCAGGACCTGGGAGTGATCTCCACCATATCCCTTTCCTGGTTTCTCACTCTCTTCCTGAGTGTGATGCCCTTTGAGAGTGCCGTGGTCATTGTCGACTGCTTTTTCTACGAGGGAATCAAGTTTATCCTGCAGGTGTCATTGGCCATACTTGATGCCAACATGGAGAAGTTACTACAGTGCTGTGATGAAGGTGAAGCCATGACTATTTTGGGCAG ATATTTGGACAATGTAGTTAACAGACAGAGTGTCTCTCCCCCTATTCCCCACTTGCATGCACTGTTGACCAGTGGAGATGACCCCCCACTTGAAATTGACATCTTTGAACTCATCAAAACTTCATATGAG AAATTTGGCAATCTGAAGGCAGATGACATTGAACAAATGCGTTTCAAGCAAAGGCTGAAAGTGATCCAGTCTCTGGAGGATACAGCCAAGAAGAGTGTG GTCCGAGCTGTGTCTGGTGACATTGGTTTCACTATGGAAGAACTAGAAGAGCTGTATGTAGTGTTCAAG GCCAAGTACCTGATGAGCTGTTACTGGGGGAACAACCGTGCGGCCGCTGCCCGCCGGGACCAGAGCCTGCCCTATCTGGAGCAGTATCGCATAGACATGGAGCAGTTCAAGGAGCTGTTCATCAGCCTGACCCCCTGGGCCTGTGGGGCACAcacccctgtgctggcagggcgGCTCTTCCGCCTCCTGGATGAGAACAGGGATTCTCTCATCAACTTCAAGGAGTTCGTCACAGGAATGA gtgGGATGTATCATGGTGACCTCACTGAAAAACTCAAAGTACTCTATAAATTGCACCTGCCTCCTG CTCTGAATCCAGAGGAGACAGAGTCTGCTTTGGAGGCCACAAGTTATTTCACAGAAGATGTGACAACAGAAG AAACCCAAGAAgataaaggaagaagaaacGAGAATGGCCCAGAAAAAG AGGAGAAAGGTACCAGTCCACAGGACTACAGATACTACCTAAGAATGTGGGCcaaggaaaaagagaacaagaaagAAACCATTAAAGATCTCCCCAAAATGAGCCAG GAACAGTTCATAGAGTTATGCAAGACCCTTTACAACATGTTCAGTGAGGACCCCgtggagcaggagctgtacCATGCCATCGCCACTGTGGCCAGTCTGCTGCTCAGGATTGGGGaagttggaaaaaaattctccaaCAGGCCCACGAGGAAGTCTGAGGACTGCAAAGCAAATAGTGCCCAAGATCCTGTGAGTGAAGAGGAGTCACCAACATCTGAACAGAGTCAGAATTcagcagtggagcagcagccccaagcTGACCATGAGGACAAAGGCAGTGTTGATGCTCAGcctgaaaaaacccagcaggaaaACCAAACTCTGGGAGATGGGTCAGGGGAAGGACAAGGCTCTCCTTTACAGCTGCTATCAGATGATGAAACCAAAGATGATATGTCCATGTCTTCCTACTCCATGGTCAGCACAGGCTCCCTGCAGTGCGAAGACATCGCAGATGACACGGTACTGGTGGGCTGtgagggcagcagtgcagctgccagGTATGGCAGCACCATTGACACTGACTGGTCCATCTCCTTTGAGCAGATCTTGGCCTCCATGCTAACAGAAACAGCCCTTGTTAACTACTTTGAGAAAAAAGTCAACATTCTTCAAAAGATCAAGGATCAGAAGAAGGTAGAGAGGCAGTTCAGTTCATCCAGTGACTATGAACTTTCCTCTGTGTCAGGGTGA